The proteins below come from a single Rhinoderma darwinii isolate aRhiDar2 unplaced genomic scaffold, aRhiDar2.hap1 Scaffold_82, whole genome shotgun sequence genomic window:
- the LOC142731531 gene encoding phosphatidylinositol polyphosphate 5-phosphatase type IV-like, with the protein MPFWRKTKKYHVSQIPDKGNLMKEIPTMEEPNISLQTFSIIKDIPAEKSSDPSHSKPCDIGSKNTKKSAIRSLGSSAVIGAKELDRCFPNRRLRLYVATWNMEGKEFPQNLEDLLLPSDDTKDIYVIGVQEGCPNRREWEIKLQETLGPHYVLYHSSGLGVLYLTIFIRRELIWFCSEVEHTHVTTRLFHHVKTKGALGVAFTVFGTSFLFINSHMRFGAVYKRIQDYKTITEGLRLPQIIPERINSNALDVTRRFDRVFWFGDLNFQLKEDRKNVESLLKNIKGRDMSSLLKHDHLNEAKNNGSIFVGFKEHTIEFLPTYKFDIGTDTYDTSEKQRIPSYTDRVLFKSQYEGDVRVLRYDSCPVLKTSDHRPVFGIFEVKLRPGSDNIPLAGGRFDRKIYLKGIRRLGQKK; encoded by the exons atgcccttttggagaaaaacaaaaaaatatcatgtctctcagattcctgataaaggaaatctgatgaaagagataccaactatggaggagcctaacatctcgctccagacgTTTTCTATCATCAAAGACATACCAGCTGAAAAATCcagcgatccaagtcacagcaaaccttgtgacattggctcaaagaacaccaagaagagcgcaatcaggagcttgggcagcagcgctgtgattggcgctaaagaactggatcgctgtttcccaaatagacggctgagattatacgttgccacctggaatatggaggggaag gagttcccacaaaatctagaggatctgctgttgccatcagatgacaccaaagacatttatgtaattggcgttcaggaaggatgtccaaacag acgggaatgggagataaaattacaagagACCCTTGGTCCGCACTACGTGCTATACCActcatccgggctcggagtcttgtatctcaccatctttattcgacgggagctgatctggttctgctcag aggtagagcacacccatgtaacaaccaggctattccaccatgtaaaaactaaaggagccttgggtgttgccttcactgtctttgggacatcattcctgtttattaattcccatatgagat ttggggcagtctacaagaggatccaggactataaaaccatcactgagggtctccgtctgcctcaaattattccggaaagaataaactccaatgcct tggacgtcaccaggcgATTTGATCgggttttttggtttggggacctcaattttcaactaaaagaggacagaaaaaacgtggaatctcttctgaaaaacattaaaggaagagatatgtccagtctcctcaaacacgaccatctgaatgaagccaagaacaacg ggtccatatttgtagggtttaaggagcacaccattgaattccttcctacatacaagttcgacattggcacagacacctacgatacatcagaaaagcagagaattccatcatatacg gacagggtgttgtttaagagccaatacgagggagatgtgcgagtcctgagatacgactcatgccctgttttgaagacctcagaccaccgacccgtttttggcatctttgaagtaaagctcagacctggttcagataa catcccattggctggtggacgctttgaccgcaagatctatttgaagggcattaggaggttaggacaaaaaaagtag